One window of Thermacetogenium phaeum DSM 12270 genomic DNA carries:
- a CDS encoding ATP-binding protein, with translation MKNYLQLTRHKGNAPLFLAVEMSLVSTLQGRPLHIHAEGLRGTGKTTIMRSVTQILPKITRIKGCLYNCDPERPHCPQHKNMTPEEIAALGTEQIPVPFLEISHSAKIGTVAGTIDLAKLTNPSRPEAALLPGIIPQAHRGIVFVDEINRLADTSPEITDVLLDAMGTKPGRVQIEETGLPVVEVPVAVSVWAASNPDEEPGPLAEIRRQLSDRFDLVIPMGRPTTPEEVVDILTTEEAKNDRELSEQERSQLEQLRKNLENIALHSDLTMPDYLTTFLANLYINFNIESLRALEAIRQAALLHCALRKRSQVMISDIMAVLPLALYHRVSPATLTEIMNTVNNRMVGNEKEKENGKRSAQGRQLPPIFHNKKGDKRQMSEDSPPEKARLLRDLPENGIIRKESEIQTMIEKLTPRTWGG, from the coding sequence ATGAAAAACTACCTCCAGTTGACCCGTCACAAAGGGAACGCTCCTCTCTTCCTGGCCGTAGAAATGTCCCTTGTCTCCACCCTGCAGGGAAGACCCCTGCACATTCACGCAGAAGGGCTGCGCGGCACGGGAAAGACCACTATCATGCGCTCGGTTACACAGATCCTCCCGAAGATCACCCGCATCAAGGGGTGTCTCTACAACTGCGACCCAGAGCGACCTCACTGCCCGCAGCACAAAAACATGACGCCGGAAGAGATCGCCGCCCTGGGCACAGAACAGATTCCCGTTCCCTTTTTGGAAATCTCCCATTCCGCCAAGATCGGTACGGTCGCCGGGACTATCGACCTGGCCAAGCTCACCAATCCCTCCCGACCGGAGGCGGCCCTCCTGCCCGGCATCATCCCTCAGGCGCACAGGGGGATAGTCTTCGTCGACGAAATAAACCGCCTGGCAGACACCTCGCCGGAAATAACGGACGTTCTCCTCGATGCCATGGGCACCAAGCCAGGGCGCGTCCAGATAGAGGAAACGGGCCTTCCCGTCGTCGAGGTTCCCGTTGCGGTTTCGGTTTGGGCGGCATCAAACCCCGATGAAGAGCCGGGGCCTTTGGCGGAGATCCGCCGGCAGCTGTCCGACCGCTTCGATCTGGTCATCCCCATGGGCAGGCCAACCACCCCTGAGGAAGTGGTGGATATTCTGACGACGGAGGAAGCCAAGAACGACAGAGAGCTTTCCGAACAGGAGCGCAGCCAGCTGGAACAGCTGCGAAAAAACCTGGAGAACATAGCCCTGCACAGCGATTTGACGATGCCCGATTACCTTACGACGTTTCTGGCCAACCTCTACATCAACTTCAACATCGAAAGCCTCCGGGCGCTGGAAGCGATCCGGCAGGCCGCTCTGTTGCACTGCGCTTTGAGGAAGCGCAGCCAGGTCATGATCAGCGACATCATGGCGGTACTTCCCCTTGCCCTTTACCACCGGGTCAGCCCGGCCACACTTACGGAAATCATGAATACCGTCAACAACCGCATGGTCGGCAATGAGAAGGAGAAGGAGAACGGCAAAAGAAGCGCACAGGGACGCCAGCTGCCCCCTATTTTTCACAACAAAAAGGGAGATAAGCGGCAGATGAGCGAAGATTCTCCTCCGGAGAAAGCGCGCCTTTTGCGCGACCTGCCGGAGAACGGAATCATAAGAAAAGAATCGGAAATCCAAACCATGATTGAGAAGTTGACGCCAAGAACCTGGGGGGGTTGA
- a CDS encoding SLAC1 family transporter — MNILLFCLLIFPWIIRWFYFPEQSLRDLKHPITGQFYATMPIGCLVLAVDFLVVGIEYIGREFGGQDRQGLLFVSMEPGLAIRHFAITTPIINFFNRVLLLPAGLLLADGVRQYVLPRLYR; from the coding sequence ATCAATATTCTCCTCTTTTGCCTGCTGATTTTTCCCTGGATCATCCGCTGGTTTTACTTTCCAGAACAATCGCTGCGTGACCTGAAGCATCCTATTACAGGGCAGTTCTACGCCACGATGCCGATCGGGTGTTTGGTGCTCGCTGTAGATTTCTTGGTGGTAGGTATCGAATACATAGGCCGTGAATTTGGCGGTCAAGATCGCCAAGGTTTGCTGTTTGTCAGCATGGAACCTGGCCTTGCTATTCGCCATTTCGCCATCACCACACCGATCATCAATTTTTTCAACCGGGTGTTGCTATTGCCTGCTGGCCTTCTGCTGGCTGATGGTGTTCGGCAATACGTTTTACCGCGTCTGTACAGGTGA
- a CDS encoding ARPP-1 family domain-containing protein yields MTVLSEFFSTLQVGEPQMYENLVIFPLLGMELRDPGYLLLDEALVKGLLEVREIDESGSVNEVLVINKGETPVLLMDGEILSGAKQNRVVNISILVAPRVELKIPVSCVEQGRWRYVADGFTESRRFAYAFLRAKKSQQVAENIMSCGAFMANQGAIWEEIGRKQREMGAESPTGAVNEVYESHENRLRKYCDAFAPLENQVGVAVYINCHFLCLDAFDSPAVLNKMYTKMIESYALDALERLDWRGKEKPDKGAVNKLLERIARAGVDRYPSVGLGDSLRLKADGLGGFCLSLEDRVIHLAVFAAEEGRANSGSRLSSPGRRRRSHL; encoded by the coding sequence ATGACGGTGTTGAGTGAGTTTTTTAGTACTTTGCAGGTGGGCGAGCCGCAGATGTATGAAAATTTAGTCATTTTTCCGTTGCTTGGGATGGAACTACGGGATCCGGGCTACCTCTTACTTGATGAAGCTTTGGTAAAGGGTTTGCTGGAGGTGCGGGAAATAGATGAAAGCGGCAGTGTCAACGAGGTCCTGGTGATCAATAAGGGGGAAACACCCGTCCTCCTAATGGATGGGGAGATACTTTCTGGGGCGAAGCAAAACCGCGTGGTCAACATCAGCATCTTGGTAGCGCCCCGGGTTGAGCTGAAGATACCGGTGAGCTGCGTTGAGCAGGGGCGCTGGCGTTATGTTGCCGACGGTTTTACTGAGAGCAGACGCTTTGCCTATGCTTTTCTGCGTGCAAAGAAGTCGCAACAGGTAGCGGAAAACATCATGTCCTGCGGGGCTTTTATGGCCAATCAGGGGGCCATTTGGGAGGAGATCGGGCGTAAGCAGAGGGAAATGGGAGCCGAATCACCTACAGGCGCCGTCAATGAAGTCTACGAAAGCCATGAAAATAGATTGAGAAAATACTGCGACGCTTTTGCGCCCCTGGAGAACCAGGTGGGAGTGGCGGTTTATATCAACTGTCACTTCCTCTGTCTTGACGCCTTTGATAGCCCTGCAGTTCTCAATAAGATGTACACGAAAATGATCGAGAGTTATGCATTAGATGCCCTAGAGCGGCTTGATTGGCGGGGAAAAGAGAAACCTGACAAGGGAGCTGTGAACAAGCTTTTGGAAAGAATAGCCCGGGCCGGGGTAGATCGTTATCCTTCCGTAGGGCTCGGGGATTCTCTTCGTCTCAAAGCTGATGGCTTGGGAGGCTTCTGTTTATCGTTAGAGGACAGAGTGATACACCTGGCTGTATTTGCAGCGGAAGAGGGGCGTGCCAATAGCGGCAGCCGTCTGAGCAGTCCCGGTAGAAGGCGCAGAAGCCATCTCTAG